The Streptomyces sp. NBC_00306 sequence TCGTCATCACGGTCGAGGACGACGCGCTCCGTGCGCAGCCGGTGGGTCTGGAGGACGAGCCGTTCGCCGGACTGAGCAGGGACGGTGCGTTTCTCAAGCTGGACGTGGGCGGGGAGTGGCTGAGCCGCTACGCCTCAGGGCAGGCCGATGTCAGCGTCGACGCGGAGGACGTGCTGCCCGAAGGCCTGCGTTTCGTCGGGTACCGTCCGGGCTTCCTGGACACGGACCGGGTGTTGGCCGCTGTCGGCAAGGAGCAGGACTCGCAGGACAATCGGCACCTTGTCCTCGACGGTCGCACCCTGCAGCCCGTGGCCGAGGTGGACTACCCGGGCACCAATTGCTTCGACCCCCTGGCGCTGGGCGACGGCACGTGGCTGACCGTGGAGGGTGACACCGTCCGGCGCTGGCGCACAGCCTGACCCGGGGTACGCGTACGGCACCGGGAGCCCGAGAGGTGCCTGCTGCCGAGTTGCCGCTGGGCTCGCACCGTCACCGGCCCTGGCCCGTCCGGGCACTCCTGACCGCGCAGCCACCGGCAGCCCTCAGCCACCTACCGGCCCGCTCGAACTCGCCGACGGCGTGATCTCCTCGTGCCCCGGTACTCCGCCCGGCCCCGTCGGCAGCCCCGGCTTCGGAGGCGTTCGCCGCAGCCGGGAGAGCAGCGGTTCCGTCCAGCGCGCCGCCAGGGGGCCGAGGATCACCATGATCAGGACGTACGCCGTCGCGATCGGGCCGATACGGGGTTCGGTCGCGACCGCGAGGCCCGCGATCACGATCGAGAACTCGCCGCGGGCCACCAGCGCGCCGCCCGCCCGGAGCCGGCCGCGGGGCGCGATGCCCGCGCGGCGGGCCGCGTACCAGCCCGTCAGGATCTTGGTGGCCGCCGTGACCACCGCGAGCAGCAGCGCGGGCAGCAGGACCGGCGGGATCTCGGACGGGACCGTGGAGAGGCCGAAGAAGACGAAGAACACGGCCGCGAACAGGTCCCGCAGCGGGGTGAGGAGTTTGCGCGCGCCCTCGGCGACCTCGCCGGAGAGGGCTATGCCCACCAGGAACGCGCCGACCGCCGCCGAGACCTGCAGTTCCTGGGCAACTCCCGCCACCAGCAGGGTCAGGCCGAGGACGACCAGCAGCAGCATCTCGGGGTTGTCGGACGAGACCGCGCGGCTGATCAGCCTGCCGTGGCGGAGCGCGAGATGGAGGACGACGCCGACCGTGCCCAGCGCGATCAGCAGGGTGATGCTGCCGCCCGCGAGTCCCGCGCCCGCCAGCAGGGCGGTCAGCAGCGGCAGGTAGACGGCCATCGACAGGTCCTCGATCACCAGGACGCCCAGGATCACCGGTGTCTCGCGGTTGCCGAGACGGCCGAGGTCGGTCAGCACCTTCGCGATGACGCCGGACGACGAGATCCAGGTGACACCGGCGAGGGCCACGGCCGCCACGGGTCCCCAGCCGAGGATCAGGGCCGCGGCCGCGCCCGGCACGGCGTTGAGGACGAAGTCGACCGCGCCCGACGGGTACTGCGTCTTGAGGCTGCCGACGAGTTCGGACGCGCTGTACTCCAGTCCGAGCAGGAGGAGCAGCAGGATGACGCCGATCTCCGCGCCGACGGCGATGAAGTCCTCGCTGGCGCTGAGCGGCAGGAGCCCGCCCTGCCCGAAGGCGAGTCCCGCCAGGAGGTACAGGGGGATGGGGGAGAGGCCGATGCGGCCGGCGAAGCGGCCTATCAGCCCCAGGCCGAGGATGATCGCGCCGAGTTCGATCAGCAGGGTCGTCGTCTCGTGCACGGTCAGCCTCCGGCGATGATCTCGACAAGGGCGTCGACGCCCTCGCGCGTGCCGACCGCGACGAGCGTGTCGCCCGCCGCGAAACGGAAGTCGGGTCCGGGGGAGGGATGCGCACCGGTACGGCGGAGCACCGCGACGATCGACGCGCCGGTGCGGGTGCGGGCCTGGGTGTCGCCGAGGAGCCGTCCTGCGTACGGCGACCGGATGCCGACCGGGATGTGCTCGGTGACCAGGTCGATGCCGTCGGTCCGTACGGCGTCGATGGGCGCCGGGTCGATCAGATGGGCGAGGGCGGTGGCCTCGTCCGACGAGAGCGGGACGGACAGCAGACACGCGTCGGGGTCGTCGGGGGCGAAGAAGCCGAGGAAGCGCCGTCCGTCGTGGTGGACGACGACGGATATGTGCCGGCCCGCCTCGGTCGTGAAGTCGTACTGCGTACCGACTCCCGGCAATGAGGTACGACGGGTGCCCATGCTCGCCTCCCATGGCGTTGGCCGGCCCCCACCGAGGACGGGGTGGGCCGTGATGTCCGAGAGTTCGAACAGTCTACGTAAGCCGATCGATCCCGGCCCGTGTGGCATCTCCCGGGCCGGGGCGGCTGACCTGCGGCTCTCGGTACCTCCCGGTCGACCCGGCCGCTATCGGCGGGAGCAGCGCAGCTGCTCCGGGTCGACGGCGTCGGCCATCACCGGCATCCCCGCGTCGCCGGGGTGCAGATGGTCTCCGCTGTCGTACGCGGGCAGGATCCGGGACGGGCGGGCGGGGTCACGGACGGCCGCGTCGAAGTCGACGACCTCGTCGAACGCCCCGCTCTCCCGTACGAAGGCGTTGACCTCCTGCCGCAGCGCCTCGCCGCTGGGGCTCCACTCACGCCAGCCCTCGTACGGCATGACGGTCGCGCCGACCACGCAGATTCCGGCGGCGTGCGCGCGGTCGATGATCTGCCGGTAGCCCGCGATGAGGGCGGCGGCGGTGGGCGCGGGGGTCGCCTTGAGGTCGTTGACGCCTTCGAGCAGGAACACGGTGTGCAGCCCGCGCTGCGACAGGACGTCACGGTCGAGGCGCTTGAGGGCGCTCTGGCCCGAGCCGTCGCTGAGGACCTTGTTGCCGGAGATCCCTTCGTTGGCCACACCCTTGATCCGCGTGCGGGGATCGGCGGCGAGCCTGCGGGCGAGGAAGTCGGGCCAGCGGCGGTTGGTGTCGGCCGTCGACGAGGCGCCGTCGGTGATCGAGTCGCCGAGCGTGGCCACGGCGCCGGTGCCGCGCCGGGCGTTCACGACGGCGGCGTCGAGATAGAACCAGGAGGTGGCGCGGTCGGTGTACGCGGTGGCCGCCTCGTCCGGCGCGTGGTCGCCCGAAGGGGCGATCCAGGAGGTCTGGAGCGCCATCTTGTGACCGGTGGCGGGACCGCTCGCCTGCCGCACGTACAGACTGACCGCGAGATCGGCCTGCGGGCGGAGCGTGCCGCGCAGCGGGTCGCTGTAGACGGACGCGCCGGGCGCCAGGGTGACGGTGGGGGAGCCGCCGAAGCTGAGCTGCCGATTGCTGCCGGGCACCAGCGCCGCGCCGGTGGACCGCAGGCCGGCGTACGCCCGGCCGAAGGTCACGGGCCGGGTGCCGAAGGTGTTGGAGAGCCGGATGCGCAGTCCCTCGCCGCCCACGCTGGTACGGACGATGAGGCGGTAGGTGCGCTCCTGGAGGGCGGTGGGGCTGACGAGGTCCGTACTGGCGGCCCAGGTGACGACGGGCGTGGGGCGCGAGATACCGGGCACGGCATCGGCGCCCGGGACTGCCGGGGCCGCCCCGATCAGGGCGCCGGTCGCCAGCACGGCTGTGGTGAGGTGCAGGGCCCGGGTGCGCGGCCGTAACCGGGATCTGGGGGTGGTGGGCGGGGTGGTGTTCATGTGCCGGGGTTCCTCCCTTGCGGCGCGGGACCCGTCGGGCCCCGGGGCGACGGCATGGGCATGAGACGGAAGGCATGAACATGCCATTGATGGTGCAGGGGTCATTCACTCCCGGTCGGGTGCGCGGTGTCCAGACCGCCTGGGGCCGCACCCGACCTGCGGTGAACTCCCTTACTGAGTAACGGGGTTACTTGCCGGAGGGCACGCCTCCTGGGATGATCACCGATCGTTGAACCCTTGACCTGAGCACCTCCGCCCCCAAGGAGCCTCGTATGACCGGGACCGAGCCGACCAGCCCCAGGATCGACACCAGCAAGCCGCATCCTGCCCGTGTGTACGACTGGTTCCTGGGCGGCAAGGACAACTACCCGGTGGACGAGGAACTCGGCCGCCAGATCATGAGCATCGATGCGCGCGCCAAGCATGTCGCCCGGACGAACCGCTGGTTCATGCAACGCGTCACCCGCTGGCTGGCGGGGGAGGCGGGAATCACTCAGTACCTCGACGTCGGCACCGGCATTCCCACCGAGCCGAATCTGCACCAGATAGCCCAGGGCATCGCCCCCGAGGCGCGCGTGGTCTACACGGACAACGACCCCATCGTGCTGACGCACGCGGAGGCGTTGCTGCGCAGCACCCCGGCGGGCGTCACCGACTACATCCAGGCCGACGTCCGCGAGCCCGAGCTCATCCTCGAACAGGCCCGGAAGGTCCTGGACTTCGACCGGCCCGTCGCCCTGTCGCTGGTGGCACTCCTGCACTTCGTCGGCGACGCCGACCGCCCGTACGACCTGGTCGGCCGGCTCGTTGACGCGCTGCCGTCGGGCAGCTTTCTCGTACTGTCGCAGCTCACCTCCGACTTCGACCCGGAGGCGGTCCAGCGCGGAGTCCAGATGTACGCCGCCGGCGGAGTCACCCTCGCGCCCCGCACGCAGGCCGAGATCGCGCGCTTCTTCGAAGGTCTCGACGTGGTCGAGCCGGGAATCGTCCAGCTCACCCGGTGGCATCCGGAACTCGCCGTCGACGAGGCGGCCGAGGGGAACGAAGGGGCGTCGCTGTACGCGGCGGTGGGGCGCAAGCCGTAGCGGGCGCGCC is a genomic window containing:
- a CDS encoding cation:proton antiporter, translating into MHETTTLLIELGAIILGLGLIGRFAGRIGLSPIPLYLLAGLAFGQGGLLPLSASEDFIAVGAEIGVILLLLLLGLEYSASELVGSLKTQYPSGAVDFVLNAVPGAAAALILGWGPVAAVALAGVTWISSSGVIAKVLTDLGRLGNRETPVILGVLVIEDLSMAVYLPLLTALLAGAGLAGGSITLLIALGTVGVVLHLALRHGRLISRAVSSDNPEMLLLVVLGLTLLVAGVAQELQVSAAVGAFLVGIALSGEVAEGARKLLTPLRDLFAAVFFVFFGLSTVPSEIPPVLLPALLLAVVTAATKILTGWYAARRAGIAPRGRLRAGGALVARGEFSIVIAGLAVATEPRIGPIATAYVLIMVILGPLAARWTEPLLSRLRRTPPKPGLPTGPGGVPGHEEITPSASSSGPVGG
- a CDS encoding cation:proton antiporter regulatory subunit, whose product is MGTRRTSLPGVGTQYDFTTEAGRHISVVVHHDGRRFLGFFAPDDPDACLLSVPLSSDEATALAHLIDPAPIDAVRTDGIDLVTEHIPVGIRSPYAGRLLGDTQARTRTGASIVAVLRRTGAHPSPGPDFRFAAGDTLVAVGTREGVDALVEIIAGG
- a CDS encoding SGNH/GDSL hydrolase family protein, with amino-acid sequence MNTTPPTTPRSRLRPRTRALHLTTAVLATGALIGAAPAVPGADAVPGISRPTPVVTWAASTDLVSPTALQERTYRLIVRTSVGGEGLRIRLSNTFGTRPVTFGRAYAGLRSTGAALVPGSNRQLSFGGSPTVTLAPGASVYSDPLRGTLRPQADLAVSLYVRQASGPATGHKMALQTSWIAPSGDHAPDEAATAYTDRATSWFYLDAAVVNARRGTGAVATLGDSITDGASSTADTNRRWPDFLARRLAADPRTRIKGVANEGISGNKVLSDGSGQSALKRLDRDVLSQRGLHTVFLLEGVNDLKATPAPTAAALIAGYRQIIDRAHAAGICVVGATVMPYEGWREWSPSGEALRQEVNAFVRESGAFDEVVDFDAAVRDPARPSRILPAYDSGDHLHPGDAGMPVMADAVDPEQLRCSRR
- a CDS encoding SAM-dependent methyltransferase produces the protein MTGTEPTSPRIDTSKPHPARVYDWFLGGKDNYPVDEELGRQIMSIDARAKHVARTNRWFMQRVTRWLAGEAGITQYLDVGTGIPTEPNLHQIAQGIAPEARVVYTDNDPIVLTHAEALLRSTPAGVTDYIQADVREPELILEQARKVLDFDRPVALSLVALLHFVGDADRPYDLVGRLVDALPSGSFLVLSQLTSDFDPEAVQRGVQMYAAGGVTLAPRTQAEIARFFEGLDVVEPGIVQLTRWHPELAVDEAAEGNEGASLYAAVGRKP